CGACGATGGCAGCGAGATCGTCGGCGTCGTGACGAACAGGGGGCGCTTCTTCGCTCCCGTCGTGGTCAACGCCGCTGGCGTCAACTCCGACCTTATCGCTCGGATGGCCGGCGACGAAAGCTTTTTCATCCGCCCCACCAGGGGCGAGTATTACATCATGGACAAGCGCGTCGGGAGTCTGGCGAGAGGCTTCTTCTTCGCCTGCCCCACCGCCAAGGGGAAGGGGATCACCGTCGCCCCCACCGCGGAAAACAACCTTCTCATCGGTCCCACCTCGACGGTCCAGACGAGCCGCGACGACACGTCGACGACGGTCATGGGACTTCAGGAGGTCATCGATGGGGCCCGCCGCCTCATTCCCCGAATCCCCCTGAACATGGCCATCACGGCCTTTTCGGGGGTCCGGGCCAACGCGAACACGAAAGATTTCATCATCGACGTCGCCGCTACTCCCAGAGGCTTCGTCAACGCCGCCGGCATCAAATCGCCGGGCTTCACCAGCGCGCCCGCCATCGCCTGTCACCTCGTGGAGCTGATGAAAGAGAGGCTTTCCGATAGGGTCTCCTTCGTCCCCGATCCGACCTTCGTCCCGGAAAGACGCCACATCCCCCGCTTCGAAAGCCTCCCCACGGAGGAAAAGATCCGGCTGGCCGACTCCGACCCTCGCTACGCTCAGATCGTCTGCCGCTGCGAGATGGTGACGGAGGGGCAGATCGTCGAGGCCATCGCCCGAGGCGCCCGTACCGTGGCGGGCGTCAAGATCTGGACCCGGGCCGGTGCGGGACGCTGTCAGGGGGGATTCTGCGGCCCCCGCGTCATTCAGATCCTCGCCCGTGAGCTGGGCTGCTCTCCCGAGGAGATCACGCGCCACGGCGGGCACTCCCGCTACCTCGTCGGCAAGACCAAAGATTACTGGTTCAGGGGGGAAAAGTGATGGCCGACATGCATGTCGACGTGGCGATCATCGGCGCCGGTCCTGCCGGTGTCGCCGCAGGCATCGGAGCGAAAGAGGCCGGGGCGGAGAACGTTATCGTCCTCGAGCGGGACTGGGATCTCGGCGGCATCCTTCAACAGTGCATCCATCCCGGATTCGGCCTCCACACCTTCAAGGAGGAGCTGACCGGTCCCGAATACATGCACCGCTGGATCGAGCGGGCCCACGAGGCGGGAGTGACCTTCCTCACCAACTCCATGGTCTTCAAGATGGAAGCCGACGGAAGCCTCTGGGTCATGAATCCCGAAAGAGGGGTCTTCCGCGTCATCGCCAAGGCGACCGTTCTGGCCATGGGCTGCCGCGAGCGTCCCCTGGGGGCCATCAATGTGCCGGGAAGCCGTCCTGCCGGCATCTACACGGCCGGAACGGCCCAGCGTTTCGTCAACATGGAAGGGTACATGCCCGGCCACCGGGCCGTCGTTCTCGGCTCGGGCGACATCGGCCTCATCATGGCCCGTCGCCTCGTCTGGGAGGGAGCCCGCGTCGAGGGGGTCTTCGAACTCATGCCTTGGGCGGGCGGCCTGCGGCGCAACATCGCCCAGTGCCTCAACGACTACGACATCCCCTTCTACCTCGAGCACTCCGTCGTTCAGGTCCACGGCAAGGATCGTCTCGAGGGCATCACCGTCGTCAAAGTCGATGAAAACCGCAATCCCCTGGCGGGAACGGAGCGCTTCGTCGCCTGCGATACCCTTCTTCTCGCCGTGGGGCTCATACCGGAGAACGAACTCTCCCGCATGGCCGGCGTCGAAATCCATCCCGTCACGGGTGGCCCCGTCCTCAACGAGTACTACCAGACGAGCTGTCCCTCCGTCTTCGCCGCCGGCAACGTCGTCATCGTCTATGATCTGGCCGACTGGGTCAGCCAGGAGGGCTTCGCCGCAGGCAGGAACGCGGCCCTCTATGCCGGGGGAATCCTCGAAAAGCCGAAAAGACATTTCTCCGTGCAGGGGGGGCGGAACGTCCGTCTCTTCTCTCCTCAGCATCTTTCGGGCAGTGACGACGTCACCGTCTACTTCCGCGTCCTTCGTCCCATCGAGAGGCGTTGCCGCGTCTTCGCCGACCATGGCCTTTTCGAACAGAAGCACCGGTACGTCCGTCCCGGCGAGATGAACGAAATCCACCTCAAGGGGGCGGCTCTTCGGGCCCTGCCCGAATCCGTCACCACCATCACCATCGACGCCGAGGAGGTCTGATCGTCATGGAAGAGCGCGTCTTGAACATGATCTGCGTCGGCTGTCCCGTCGGCTGCGACCTCAAGGTGCAGGTGAGGGGTAAAGAGGTTTTAGGCGTCGAAGGCCATACCTGTCCTAGGGGACTCGACTTCGCCCGGGCGGAAGTGGCCAATCCGACGCGCGTCTTCGCAACGACCGTTCGTGTGAGGGGCGGGAAATTGCCCGTCTGCCCCGTCCGGAGCCGTCAGGCTGTCCCGAAGAGCCGTCTTTTCGACATCTCCCGAGACGTCGCCCGTCTCGTCGTTTCCGCTCCGATCTCCATCGGCCAGGTCATCATCGCCGATGCCGACGGCAGCGGCGTCGATATCATCGCCACGCGTGATCTGAAAGCCGAGGAGGAGCAAGCATGAAAGAGCTTACCGTCGAAGTCAAAAATCCCCACGGACTCCACGCCCGGCCTGCGGCCCTTTTCGTCCAGAAAGCCGCCTCTTTCGGCGGTCCCGTCCTCCTGGTCAAAGAAGACAGGGAAGTCGACGCCAAAAGCATTCTCAGCGTCATGAGCCTTGGCATCGAGCCGGGCCAGGAGATTCGCCTCCGCGCCGATGGAGAGGGGGCCCAGGAGATCCTCGAGGCCCTCAAGGCCATCGCCGAGGACACCTCCATCTGAGCCTGATTGCCAAAAGGACGGACACAGAGATAACGGGGGCGGCCTGACGGCCGCCCCCGTTATCTCTGTGTCCGTCGCGGCCGCCGCCAGCCCGTCTTCGAGGGGAGACCTCGGAGGCGGGAAGAAAAATAAACTTAAATAGGTATAGAGTTTCCTTGCGAGGCTGTTGTGTCCTTACTCAAGCCAAGGCATCTCACGGCAGATGGACCATCTAAAAGGAAGTACTTCAGAAAAACAATGTCTTTCTGGGGGGGTTTTCAGGAGATAAGCAGGAAGAGTTGACGAACTAGGGGAAAAAGGCTACTATTGCCTCAAGGAAACCATATTTGCATATAATAAACTTTAGTGTTTTTGAGGGACTTCAATGAACTGGCCAAAGGCCATAAGTAAAGAAAGAGGTGGAACGATGGCTCGCTGCACGTCTTCGGAACTGATGGAAATGGAGCATCGCTACGGGGCGCACAACTACCACCCTCTGGAAGTCGTCATCTCCAAGGCCGAGGGGATCTGGGTCGAAGATCCCGAGGGACGTCGCTACATGGACATGCTGTCGGCCTACTCGGCCGTCAATCAGGGGCATCGCCACCCCAAAATCATCAAGGCTCTGAAGGATCAGGCCGATGTCGTCACGCTGACCTCTCGTGCCTTCTATAACGATCGGTGGCCTCTTTTCGCCAAGAAGCTCGCCGAATTCACCGGCAAGGACATGATCCTTCCCATGAACACCGGAGCCGAAGCCGTCGAGACGGCCATCAAGACCATGCGCAAGTGGGGGTACATGGTCAAGGGCGTCGAGAAGGACAGGGCCGAAATCATCGTTTTCGCCGAGAATTTCCACGGTCGCACCGTCACCATCGTCTCCTTCTCCGTCGATCCCGACGCGAAGGAGAACTACGGCCCCTTCACGCCCGGCTTCGTCGTCGTCCCCTATGACGATCTCGACGCCGTCGAGCGTGCCGTCAACGGCAACACCGTCGGAATCCTCGTCGAGCCCATCCAGGGGGAGGCCGGAGTGGCCGTTCCCAGCGAGGGCTTCCTGAAGGGGCTGGAGGCCATCGCCAGAAAGAACCGGGTCCTTCTCGCCGTCGACGAAGTTCAGACAGGTTTCTGCCGCACGGGAAAGACCTTCGCCTTCCAGCATGAGGGCATCGATCCCGACATCATCATCATGGGCAAGGCTCTCGGCGGCGGCGTCCTTCCCGTCTCGGCCGTGGCGGCCAATGAGAACATCCTCGGCGTCTTCAAGCCCGGCACGCACGGTTCGACCTTCGGCGGCAACCCGCTGGCCTGCGCCGTGGCTACGGCGGCCATCGATGTCCTGGTGGACGAAAAGCTGGCCGATCGGGCCGCCGAGCTGGGAACCTATTTCATGGACGGCCTTCGGGCGATCCATTCCCCCAAGATCAAGGAGGTCCGCGGCAAGGGTCTTCTCATCGGCGTCGTCCTTCATGAGTCGGCCGGCAAGGCCCGGATCTACACGACGGCTCTCAAGGAAAAGGGGCTCCTCTGCAAGGAGACCCACAGCTGGATCATCCGCTTCGCTCCCCCCCTGATCATCACCAAAGAGGAGATCGACGCGGCCCTTGAGAAGATCAAAGAGGTCCTCGCCTAGCCGTCTGCCGGCCTTGGTCTGACAATGGCTGCTCCATGCTCTTTTTGCGATCTGGAAGAAACTGTTTGTCCTTGAAGTCAAACTCCTAGTCTCATGGGTCAGGCCGAATCGGCGCATTCCCCGTCGTCAGTCAGAACGACAGGTTCCCAGAAGGACTGTCGTTCTGACTGACGACGGGGAATAATGAGGGCAGACGGGAAGGTCCTGGAGTTCGACGACCTTCCCGTCTGCCCTTCGATTTTTATCTATCTCCCCGATTCCCCCGCTGACCGCCAGTGACCTTCTTGTGGAGGAGGGGGTTGGTTCGAGTCTTCTCGTCGAAGAGGAGGTCTTCGCGTAGGGTCGGGTGTGGTCTGAAGGAGAAGGGGGGGGGCGTTTTCCCCCTGACCGTGGGTGCGAAGAAGTATCCGAAAGGGGGCATGTCAAGGGACACTAAAAATGTCATCTAAAAAGAGGGTCTGAGGGACAATGAAAGTGTCGCTTTCGAGGGGCTGAAATCGCCCCCGTCAACAGCCCGCCTTGGCTTTCCTCCGCGGCGGAGGTCCTTCTAGGGAGGGGAACCCGTCCCTTGCTCGGAGCCGACCGCCGCGGCAGGAGGAGCGGGATTCTGTCGCCAGGGATGGTCTGCCGCCGGCTTCCTCTGCTTCTTCGTTTTGCATGGAGTGCCTGTCTTCGTCTCGATGACAGGCGGGGGAGTCGCAGGGGGCTCTTTGTCGACGGCTGCGAGATCGTAGAGCCCGTCATGGACAAGAGCCAGGAGTTTCCCGTCGAGCTTCTCGATGACCTTGACCGCCTGTCCCCTGGCAAGAAGCAGGGGGCGTCTGCGGGGGCCTATCAGGGCGTACAGTTTTCCGTCGAGGGAAATCGTCGAGTCTCCCGAGGCCTTCCGGTCGGTCTGGCGAGTCAGGAGGAGATCGAGAGCGGGTCCGTCCGGCGGAGGGAGAAAGGCAGATGCCCCCTCTGCGGGAGGACGAGCGAACCTCGGGTTATGGACCTCTCCCGGGTAGGCGGCGAGCAGGACGTTGGCCTCTTCGATCGTTTTCACTCCGGCCCGTCGGAAGGCGACGACGAGACGATCCTGAAGAGTTCCCCAGAGCCTTTCGATCCGCCCCTTCGCCTGGGGAGACCCTGCAGGGACATAGCGAGTTCCGAGAGCCTCCAGAGCGCGGCCGAACTGGGTTACAGGCGCCGAGTCCTCCAGCTCCTCCTTGATCGTCAGTTTTTCCGACTTGGGAGAAAGGAAGATGGTGTGGCGGTCGGCGTAAAGCTCGCGAGGCACGCCGTGGCGATCAAGCATCTGACGGAGCACGCGGAAGTAGCCGAAGAGGCACTCATTCCTGGCCATCCACAGACCGAGGACCTCTCCTGTGGCATCGTCAATCACGCCGTGGAGAGTGCAACGCTCACCGATCTCGAACCAATCGAAAGGAGAGGCGTCCATCTGGACCAGATCGCCTCGTCGGGACCGTCGGACCCTGCGAGAACGCCGCTTCGGGGCCCGGTGGCGATGAACGAGGGACAGGTTCTCCGCGCGAAGGAAACGGGCGATGCTCTTGGCGCTCAGCACGAGATCATGCTCTTCGGCAAGGAGTTCGGCCATGTGCTGACAGCTCGTATCCCTGTAAAGACCCTTGGCCAGACTGACGACGAAATCCCGTGTCTCCTGAGAGATTCTGCGCCGGGACGGTTTGCCTCGTCCCTTGTGCAGGAGCCCCTGCGCTCCTTCTTCCCGGTAGCGTCGTTTGAGCCGAAAGACCTGACGGCGGCTCAGCCCGAGCCGATCGGCCACCTCCTGAACCGTCAGGTTGCCCGCGACAGCCTCTTCCACCAACCCCAAGCGCCTTGCTTCTTTTGTCTTCATGAGTAGGTCTCTCCTGGTCGTCATAAGTGACATTTTCCCTGTCCTCTTCACGAGTGACAATACCATTGTCCGGCGACAGTATCCGAAAGGGGGCATTGACGTAAAGGAGGAAGGGCTGTAAGATGCTCCTTGCGCTGCCGGAACGGCGGTGTTCACGAGGCACCATGACAGGAGAATAAAGGCAGAGAGAGAAGTAAGGGTCGAGGTCGAGCTCTGAAAGATTTCCAAAGGAATCTAACGGAGAGTTTGATCCTGGCTCAGGACGAACGCTGGCGGCGTGCTTAACACATGCAAGTCGGACGGTGTCCGAGGACCAGCTTGCTGAGAATCGGGTACAGTGGCGGACGGGTGAGTAACGCGTGAGGATCTGTCTTAGGGAGGGGGACAACGTCTGGAAACGGACGCTAAAACCCCATAGGCCGAGAGGTGAAAAGGAGCAATCCGCCCAGGGAGGAACTCGCGTCCTATCAGCTAGTTGGTGAGGTAACGGCTCACCAAGGCGATGACGGGTAGCTGGTTTGAGAGGACGACCAGCCACACTGGAACTGAGATACGGTCCAGACTCCTACGGGAGGCAGCAGTGGGGAATATTGGGCAATGGGGGCAACCCTGACCCAGCGACGCCGCGTGTGGGAAGAAGTCCCTTGGGACGTAAACCACTGTTGTGCGGGAAGAAGGAAGTGACGGTACCGCACGAGGAAGGCCCGGCAAACTACGTGCCAGCAGCCGCGGTAATACGTAGGGGCCGAGCGTTGTCCGGAATTACTGGGCGTAAAGCGCACGTAGGCGGTTTGCTAAGTCGGCTGTGAAAGACATCGGCTCAACCGGTGCAATGCAGTCGATACTGGTAGACTGGAGTCTTGGAGAGGGAAGTGGAATTCCCGGTGTAGCGGTGAAATGCGTAGATATCGGGAGGAACACCAGTGGCGAAGGCGGCTTCCTGGCCAAAGACTGACGCTGAGGTGCGAAAGCTGGGGGAGCAAACGGGATTAGATACCCCGGTAGTCCCAGCCGTAAACGATGAATGCTAGGTGTGGGTAGTGCGAGCTATCCGTGCCGGAGTTAACGCGCTAAGCATTCCGCCTGGGGAGTACGATCGCAAGATTGAAACTCAAAGGAATTGACGGGGGCCCGCACAAGCGGTGGAGCACGTGGTTTAATTCGATGCAAACCGGAGAACCTCACCTGGGTTTGACATGCACGTGGTACGGATCTGAAAGGTGAAGGACGCTACCTTCGGGTAGCGAGCGTGCACAGGTGCTGCATGGCTGTCGTCAGCTCGTGTCGTGAGATGTTGGGTTAAGTCCCGCAACGAGCGCAACCCCTACGCTGAGTTACCAGCACGTGAAGGTGGGGACTCTCAGTGGACTGCCGGCGACAAGCCGGAGGAAGGTGGGGACGACGTCAAGTCATCATGGCCCTCATGTCCAGGGCGACACACGTGCTACAATGGCCGGCACAACGGGAAGCGAAGTCGCGAGGCAGAGCGGATCCCTTAAAGCCGGTCCCAGTTCGGATTGCAGTCTGCAACTCGACTGCATGAAGCCGGAATCGCTAGTAATCGCGGATCAGCCAAGCCGCGGTGAATACGTTCCCGGGCCTTGTACACACCGCCCGTCACACCATCCGAGTTGGGGGCACCCGAAGCCGCCGGCCGAACCCGCAAGGGACGGAGGCGTCGAAGGTGCGTCTGGTAAGGAGGGTGAAGTCGTAACAAGGTAGCCGTACCGGAAGGTGCGGCTGGATCACCTCCTTTCTAAGGAGAGC
The DNA window shown above is from Aminithiophilus ramosus and carries:
- a CDS encoding NAD(P)/FAD-dependent oxidoreductase — translated: MTDKTYDILIVGAGIVGATLARELSAYALRVAVVDKAADIPSGASRANSAMIHAGYDDQPGTIKADFCPRGNRLYRELADPLDFTLRECGSYVCGFDSQDLKHLEKLLDQGRRNGVPGLEILSGDELRAKEPEASAEIAHALWAPTGSIINNFEAVLAFMDNAQQNGVELFLETEVRDLLLADDGSEIVGVVTNRGRFFAPVVVNAAGVNSDLIARMAGDESFFIRPTRGEYYIMDKRVGSLARGFFFACPTAKGKGITVAPTAENNLLIGPTSTVQTSRDDTSTTVMGLQEVIDGARRLIPRIPLNMAITAFSGVRANANTKDFIIDVAATPRGFVNAAGIKSPGFTSAPAIACHLVELMKERLSDRVSFVPDPTFVPERRHIPRFESLPTEEKIRLADSDPRYAQIVCRCEMVTEGQIVEAIARGARTVAGVKIWTRAGAGRCQGGFCGPRVIQILARELGCSPEEITRHGGHSRYLVGKTKDYWFRGEK
- a CDS encoding NAD(P)/FAD-dependent oxidoreductase, which encodes MADMHVDVAIIGAGPAGVAAGIGAKEAGAENVIVLERDWDLGGILQQCIHPGFGLHTFKEELTGPEYMHRWIERAHEAGVTFLTNSMVFKMEADGSLWVMNPERGVFRVIAKATVLAMGCRERPLGAINVPGSRPAGIYTAGTAQRFVNMEGYMPGHRAVVLGSGDIGLIMARRLVWEGARVEGVFELMPWAGGLRRNIAQCLNDYDIPFYLEHSVVQVHGKDRLEGITVVKVDENRNPLAGTERFVACDTLLLAVGLIPENELSRMAGVEIHPVTGGPVLNEYYQTSCPSVFAAGNVVIVYDLADWVSQEGFAAGRNAALYAGGILEKPKRHFSVQGGRNVRLFSPQHLSGSDDVTVYFRVLRPIERRCRVFADHGLFEQKHRYVRPGEMNEIHLKGAALRALPESVTTITIDAEEV
- a CDS encoding DUF1667 domain-containing protein, coding for MEERVLNMICVGCPVGCDLKVQVRGKEVLGVEGHTCPRGLDFARAEVANPTRVFATTVRVRGGKLPVCPVRSRQAVPKSRLFDISRDVARLVVSAPISIGQVIIADADGSGVDIIATRDLKAEEEQA
- a CDS encoding HPr family phosphocarrier protein, with translation MKELTVEVKNPHGLHARPAALFVQKAASFGGPVLLVKEDREVDAKSILSVMSLGIEPGQEIRLRADGEGAQEILEALKAIAEDTSI
- the rocD gene encoding ornithine--oxo-acid transaminase, with the protein product MARCTSSELMEMEHRYGAHNYHPLEVVISKAEGIWVEDPEGRRYMDMLSAYSAVNQGHRHPKIIKALKDQADVVTLTSRAFYNDRWPLFAKKLAEFTGKDMILPMNTGAEAVETAIKTMRKWGYMVKGVEKDRAEIIVFAENFHGRTVTIVSFSVDPDAKENYGPFTPGFVVVPYDDLDAVERAVNGNTVGILVEPIQGEAGVAVPSEGFLKGLEAIARKNRVLLAVDEVQTGFCRTGKTFAFQHEGIDPDIIIMGKALGGGVLPVSAVAANENILGVFKPGTHGSTFGGNPLACAVATAAIDVLVDEKLADRAAELGTYFMDGLRAIHSPKIKEVRGKGLLIGVVLHESAGKARIYTTALKEKGLLCKETHSWIIRFAPPLIITKEEIDAALEKIKEVLA
- a CDS encoding ISNCY family transposase, giving the protein MPPFGYCRRTMVLSLVKRTGKMSLMTTRRDLLMKTKEARRLGLVEEAVAGNLTVQEVADRLGLSRRQVFRLKRRYREEGAQGLLHKGRGKPSRRRISQETRDFVVSLAKGLYRDTSCQHMAELLAEEHDLVLSAKSIARFLRAENLSLVHRHRAPKRRSRRVRRSRRGDLVQMDASPFDWFEIGERCTLHGVIDDATGEVLGLWMARNECLFGYFRVLRQMLDRHGVPRELYADRHTIFLSPKSEKLTIKEELEDSAPVTQFGRALEALGTRYVPAGSPQAKGRIERLWGTLQDRLVVAFRRAGVKTIEEANVLLAAYPGEVHNPRFARPPAEGASAFLPPPDGPALDLLLTRQTDRKASGDSTISLDGKLYALIGPRRRPLLLARGQAVKVIEKLDGKLLALVHDGLYDLAAVDKEPPATPPPVIETKTGTPCKTKKQRKPAADHPWRQNPAPPAAAVGSEQGTGSPP